One Pleurocapsa sp. PCC 7327 DNA segment encodes these proteins:
- the trpA gene encoding tryptophan synthase subunit alpha, with translation MTSVSNCLESLRDRAQCALIPFITAGDPDLDTTAKALQILDRSGADLIELGVPYSDPLADGPVIQAAATRALGRGVKLEDVLHVVKTIGKEIKAPIVLFTYYNPIYYRGIDSFLRQIADAGVRGLVVPDLPLEEAQTLLKPAAEMGVEVTLLIAPTTPAERIDAIAQQSQGFIYLVSVTGVTGMRSQIASQVQDLLSAIRSTTDKPIGVGFGISAPEQALQVKQWGADAVIVGSAFVKRLAEGTPEQGLEAIAQFCQSLKQAII, from the coding sequence ATGACCTCTGTTTCCAACTGCTTAGAATCCTTACGCGATCGCGCTCAATGCGCCTTAATTCCCTTTATCACTGCTGGCGATCCCGATTTAGACACTACCGCTAAAGCTTTACAAATCCTCGATCGCTCCGGTGCCGATCTCATCGAGTTAGGAGTTCCCTACTCAGATCCCCTCGCAGATGGCCCGGTCATTCAAGCGGCTGCCACGAGAGCTTTGGGACGCGGAGTGAAGCTAGAAGATGTCTTGCATGTAGTTAAGACAATCGGCAAAGAGATTAAGGCACCGATCGTTTTATTTACCTACTACAATCCGATTTACTATCGGGGAATTGACAGTTTTCTCCGACAAATTGCTGATGCTGGCGTGCGAGGATTAGTCGTCCCCGATTTACCCCTAGAAGAAGCGCAAACCCTCCTAAAACCAGCCGCCGAGATGGGGGTTGAGGTAACGCTGTTGATAGCGCCTACGACTCCAGCCGAGAGAATAGACGCGATCGCGCAGCAGTCGCAAGGATTTATCTATCTCGTCAGCGTCACTGGCGTAACGGGAATGCGTTCTCAAATTGCCAGCCAAGTTCAAGATTTACTTTCGGCTATTCGCAGCACCACCGATAAACCGATTGGCGTAGGTTTTGGCATCTCTGCACCCGAACAGGCTTTACAAGTCAAACAATGGGGGGCAGATGCCGTTATCGTTGGCAGTGCTTTTGTCAAACGACTGGCTGAAGGAACCCCAGAACAGGGTTTAGAAGCGATCGCTCAATTTTGCCAAAGTCTCAAGCAGGCTATTATCTAA
- the ndhL gene encoding NAD(P)H-quinone oxidoreductase subunit L translates to MLSPETTLIALLYLSLGGLYLLIVPGLVYFYLNNRWYVASSFERGFMYFLVFFFFPGLLLLSPFLNFRPKRRVLKA, encoded by the coding sequence ATGCTTTCTCCTGAAACCACTTTAATTGCTCTTCTCTATCTGAGTTTAGGCGGTCTCTATTTATTAATAGTTCCTGGTTTGGTTTATTTTTATCTTAACAATCGCTGGTATGTAGCCAGTTCCTTTGAACGGGGATTTATGTATTTTCTGGTATTCTTTTTCTTCCCCGGACTGTTGCTGCTAAGTCCGTTTCTGAATTTTCGTCCCAAACGCCGGGTTCTAAAAGCCTAA
- the rsmD gene encoding 16S rRNA (guanine(966)-N(2))-methyltransferase RsmD, giving the protein MRIYGNRQLKTLPGQLTRPTAARVREALFNIWQGKIANCRWLDLCAGNGSMGAEALCRGAREVVGIEKSPQACAIIKQNWQQVATPQQTFRVIRGDVVTRLKNLAGEKFDRIYFDPPYESQLYQPVLEALAQYQLLDKEGEIAVEHDPKSWKAIEIPGLEICREKVYGNTALTFYQR; this is encoded by the coding sequence ATGAGAATTTACGGAAATCGACAATTGAAAACCCTGCCGGGACAATTAACTCGGCCGACGGCGGCGCGAGTGAGAGAAGCATTGTTTAATATCTGGCAGGGCAAGATTGCTAATTGTCGCTGGTTGGACTTGTGTGCGGGCAATGGTTCGATGGGTGCAGAGGCATTGTGTCGGGGTGCTAGGGAAGTTGTCGGGATCGAAAAATCGCCTCAAGCTTGCGCGATTATCAAACAAAATTGGCAACAAGTAGCTACCCCGCAACAGACATTCCGAGTTATCCGGGGAGATGTCGTAACGCGCCTCAAAAACCTAGCGGGAGAAAAATTCGATCGCATTTATTTCGATCCTCCCTACGAAAGCCAATTGTACCAGCCAGTCCTAGAAGCGCTCGCGCAATACCAACTTCTCGATAAAGAAGGGGAAATCGCAGTAGAACACGATCCTAAATCTTGGAAAGCAATAGAGATTCCAGGATTAGAAATTTGTCGAGAAAAAGTTTACGGCAACACGGCGTTAACTTTTTATCAAAGATAG
- a CDS encoding DUF3007 family protein codes for MRRIDVIGIGIGIFAAGGVIYLFLQAFGLDSLSAGVWSQAILVAGLVGWTLTYLFRVLTKNMTYNQQRRDYEDAILQKRLDEMAPEELEKLFSEVEQEKQTKQTKTQKKA; via the coding sequence ATGCGACGAATTGATGTCATAGGAATTGGAATCGGTATTTTTGCAGCAGGTGGAGTTATCTATCTGTTTTTGCAAGCATTTGGATTAGACAGTCTCTCAGCTGGGGTTTGGAGTCAGGCGATCTTAGTCGCTGGGTTAGTTGGTTGGACGCTGACTTATTTGTTTCGAGTCTTGACAAAAAATATGACTTACAACCAGCAACGTAGAGACTATGAAGATGCCATCTTGCAAAAACGTCTCGATGAAATGGCACCAGAAGAACTAGAAAAGTTATTCTCTGAGGTGGAGCAAGAAAAACAAACCAAGCAAACCAAGACACAGAAGAAAGCCTAA